The following proteins are co-located in the Deferribacter autotrophicus genome:
- the fbp gene encoding class 1 fructose-bisphosphatase — protein MQKGITSLGRFLIEEQRKHPEATGDFTIILEQIAFAAKIISREVNKAGLINILGKTDSINVHGEEQQKLDVYANSKMIQALDHIGKVCAMASEEEDEVIQIPEKYPKGKYVVVFDPLDGSSNIDVNISIGTIFGIYKRVSEGGNGCKEDFLQKGRNLVGAGYVIYGSSTMFVYSTGNGVNGFTLDPSVGEFLLSHPNIKIPEYGKIYSINEANYHRWNERIRKYVEYIKNYEERQYTSRYIGSLVADFHRNLLKGGVFLYPGDSKNPKGKLRLLYEANPLAYIVEQAGGLATDGEEMILDIQPEKLHQKTPLIIGSRWEVETFLKFMRDEA, from the coding sequence ATGCAAAAAGGGATTACAAGTCTTGGAAGATTTTTAATTGAAGAGCAGAGGAAACATCCTGAAGCTACAGGTGATTTTACGATTATTCTCGAGCAAATAGCTTTTGCCGCTAAGATAATAAGTAGAGAGGTGAATAAAGCTGGTTTAATCAATATCCTTGGTAAAACTGATTCTATAAACGTTCATGGTGAAGAGCAGCAGAAACTTGATGTATATGCAAATAGCAAGATGATACAGGCTCTTGATCATATTGGTAAGGTATGTGCTATGGCTAGTGAAGAGGAAGATGAGGTAATACAAATTCCTGAAAAGTATCCAAAGGGGAAATATGTAGTGGTATTTGACCCGCTTGATGGTTCAAGTAATATAGATGTGAATATCAGTATAGGTACTATTTTTGGGATTTACAAAAGGGTTAGTGAAGGAGGGAATGGTTGTAAAGAAGATTTTCTACAAAAAGGTAGAAATCTTGTGGGCGCTGGCTATGTGATTTACGGTTCAAGTACAATGTTTGTCTATTCCACTGGAAATGGAGTGAATGGTTTTACTTTGGATCCAAGTGTAGGTGAGTTCTTACTATCACATCCAAATATAAAAATTCCTGAATATGGTAAAATATATTCAATTAATGAGGCAAATTATCATAGATGGAATGAAAGAATAAGAAAGTATGTGGAGTATATTAAAAATTATGAGGAGAGACAGTATACATCAAGGTATATCGGTTCACTTGTGGCTGATTTTCACAGAAATCTTTTAAAAGGTGGAGTATTTCTTTATCCTGGAGATTCAAAGAACCCAAAAGGAAAACTTAGATTATTATATGAAGCAAATCCTTTAGCATACATTGTTGAACAGGCTGGTGGCCTTGCAACAGATGGTGAGGAGATGATTCTTGATATTCAACCTGAAAAATTACATCAGAAAACACCACTAATTATTGGTTCAAGGTGGGAAGTAGAAACATTTCTAAAGTTTATGAGGGATGAGGCCTGA
- a CDS encoding deoxyribonuclease IV: MSGLMFIGAHESIAGGVYKSINFAISDGDECLQIFVKNASRWKAKPLTVNDINRFIEKARIFGIDRICAHSSYLINLCSPRKDTEEKSIECFIDEMSRCEQLKIPYYVMHPGSHLGEGEEYGLKKLVNNIDKIYSEYNFDVMLLLETTAGQGTNLGYKWEHIHYVIEHSKFSEKIGICLDSAHLYAAGYDLKNNYDEVIDLFISKFGDKIKVFHLNDTNKNCGSRVDRHEYIGRGILGLEFFEKVVNDKRLGGVLGVLETPIDNDETYKVQVEILKSLRREL; the protein is encoded by the coding sequence ATGTCAGGCCTCATGTTTATTGGAGCCCATGAATCAATTGCAGGTGGTGTTTACAAAAGTATAAATTTTGCCATATCTGATGGTGATGAATGTCTTCAAATATTTGTAAAAAATGCTAGCAGATGGAAAGCAAAACCTTTAACTGTAAATGATATAAATAGATTTATTGAGAAGGCGAGAATTTTTGGAATCGATAGAATATGTGCTCATAGTTCATATCTGATTAATCTTTGTTCTCCAAGAAAAGACACTGAAGAAAAATCCATTGAGTGTTTTATTGATGAAATGTCTAGATGTGAGCAGCTTAAAATACCTTATTATGTAATGCATCCAGGCTCGCATCTTGGTGAGGGGGAAGAATACGGTTTGAAAAAACTTGTAAACAATATTGATAAAATATATTCAGAATACAATTTTGATGTTATGCTGTTACTTGAGACAACTGCAGGACAGGGTACAAATCTTGGATATAAATGGGAGCATATACACTATGTCATTGAACATTCAAAATTCTCTGAAAAAATTGGAATATGTCTTGATTCGGCACATCTTTATGCTGCAGGTTATGATTTAAAAAACAACTATGACGAGGTGATAGATCTTTTTATAAGTAAATTTGGAGATAAAATAAAGGTATTTCATCTTAATGATACCAATAAAAACTGTGGTTCAAGGGTAGATAGACATGAGTACATTGGAAGAGGGATTTTAGGCTTGGAATTTTTTGAAAAAGTGGTGAATGATAAAAGGTTAGGTGGAGTGCTTGGAGTTTTAGAAACACCAATTGATAATGATGAAACTTATAAAGTGCAGGTAGAGATTTTAAAGTCCCTGAGGAGGGAGTTATGA
- a CDS encoding cysteine hydrolase family protein, translated as MKKALLVIDMLNDFILDGAPLQVPDAKNIIPNIKREIEKARKDGYPVIYVCDAHDEDDVEFKIWPKHCVKNTEGAKVVDELAPKKDDYIVEKTRYSGFFNTNLNDLLQDLGVDTLIVTGVVTNICVMYTVADAVSLGYKVIVPKDCITGLDEKTHEFGIYQLEKVHMVELI; from the coding sequence ATGAAAAAGGCGCTTTTAGTAATTGATATGTTAAATGACTTTATTTTGGATGGAGCTCCATTACAAGTACCAGATGCAAAAAATATTATTCCTAATATAAAAAGAGAAATTGAGAAGGCAAGAAAAGATGGGTATCCGGTAATTTATGTGTGTGATGCCCATGATGAAGATGATGTTGAGTTTAAAATTTGGCCCAAACATTGTGTAAAGAATACAGAGGGGGCAAAGGTAGTTGATGAATTGGCGCCTAAAAAAGATGATTACATTGTGGAGAAAACAAGATATTCCGGATTTTTCAATACAAACTTAAATGATTTGCTCCAGGATTTGGGTGTGGATACTTTAATTGTAACAGGAGTGGTTACAAATATTTGTGTTATGTATACAGTAGCTGATGCAGTTAGTCTTGGATATAAAGTTATAGTGCCAAAGGATTGTATAACTGGGCTTGATGAAAAGACACATGAATTTGGTATTTATCAACTGGAAAAAGTTCATATGGTGGAGTTGATTTAA
- a CDS encoding AAA family ATPase produces MKDLSPEAIILKELVKPERIEETHISYAMITDEYVYKLKKPVDFGFLDYRLSKSRRRYCILEKELNSRFSKDVYLDVLKIIKFGKEFKLVPHTNTMFAIDYVVKMRRIKDEDFFSTKLKNGEINSEKAYEIGRQIASLFRKIETPIEQAMEHGSYDVVKFNCEENFTQTEKYVGNLIDEKIFDFIKNKTLKFLNDNKSLFDKRVKEGFVKDGHGDLRIDHVYFDGEEIGLLDCIEFNRRFRFNDVVSEIAFLSMELDTKGYYEISDNIVEGFFSVFSDENSRKLLNFYRCYRAYVRAKVTCFLLEEKGEEWDGYEVTKQNLDRLLDAAFVYALNMDGLKNYVFYGIMGSGKTKNSKYFTKKFPFRHINTDVERKLLFGYNPEESVKVDFNKGLYSYENSLKTYGHIAKKVNHLNRIGRAVVIDGSFSKKEYFSLLDEQKLRYYKIMFTAPLEVLKKRLIRREDKVSVSDGRLELLDKQVNSFETGNMADLVVETTGSIEENIKRIVEFILDNEA; encoded by the coding sequence ATGAAAGATTTATCTCCTGAAGCTATAATTTTAAAGGAGCTTGTTAAACCTGAGAGAATTGAAGAAACACATATATCCTATGCAATGATAACAGATGAATATGTGTATAAGTTAAAAAAACCGGTTGATTTTGGTTTTTTGGACTACAGGCTTTCAAAAAGCAGAAGAAGATATTGCATACTGGAAAAAGAGTTAAATTCTAGATTTAGCAAAGATGTTTATCTGGATGTTTTGAAAATAATAAAATTTGGAAAAGAGTTCAAACTTGTGCCACATACCAACACGATGTTTGCTATTGATTATGTTGTAAAGATGAGAAGGATAAAAGATGAAGATTTTTTTAGCACCAAATTAAAAAATGGAGAGATCAACAGTGAAAAAGCCTATGAAATAGGAAGACAAATTGCAAGTCTTTTCAGGAAGATTGAGACACCTATTGAGCAGGCAATGGAGCATGGTTCTTATGATGTGGTAAAGTTTAATTGTGAGGAGAACTTTACTCAGACTGAAAAATATGTGGGTAATTTAATCGATGAAAAGATTTTTGATTTTATAAAGAATAAAACGTTAAAATTTTTAAATGATAATAAATCACTTTTTGATAAAAGAGTAAAAGAAGGTTTTGTGAAGGATGGACATGGCGATTTGCGTATTGACCATGTTTATTTTGATGGAGAGGAGATAGGGCTTCTTGATTGTATTGAGTTTAACAGAAGATTTAGATTCAATGATGTTGTTTCTGAGATTGCTTTTTTGAGTATGGAGTTGGATACAAAAGGTTATTATGAGATTTCTGATAATATAGTAGAAGGATTTTTTTCAGTATTCAGCGATGAAAATAGTAGAAAATTGTTAAATTTTTACAGATGTTACCGGGCTTATGTGAGAGCTAAGGTTACATGTTTTCTTCTTGAAGAAAAGGGGGAAGAATGGGATGGTTATGAAGTAACAAAACAGAATTTAGATAGATTGTTAGATGCTGCCTTTGTTTATGCTTTGAATATGGATGGACTTAAAAATTATGTTTTTTATGGTATTATGGGGTCTGGAAAGACAAAGAATTCAAAATATTTTACCAAGAAATTTCCTTTTAGACATATAAATACAGATGTGGAAAGAAAATTACTTTTTGGATATAATCCTGAAGAATCGGTGAAAGTTGATTTTAATAAAGGGTTGTACAGTTACGAAAATAGCTTAAAAACTTATGGGCATATTGCAAAAAAAGTTAATCACTTAAATAGAATTGGGCGAGCTGTCGTTATTGATGGGAGTTTTTCAAAGAAAGAATATTTTTCTTTGCTTGATGAACAAAAATTACGTTATTATAAAATAATGTTTACAGCACCACTTGAAGTTCTTAAAAAAAGACTTATAAGAAGAGAGGACAAAGTATCTGTTTCGGATGGGCGATTGGAACTTTTAGATAAGCAAGTAAATAGCTTTGAAACTGGAAATATGGCTGATTTGGTGGTGGAGACCACGGGAAGTATTGAAGAAAATATAAAAAGAATAGTTGAGTTTATTTTAGATAATGAGGCATAA
- a CDS encoding ribonuclease Z, whose product MRHNFTIKQINSPFEDTAFFVRNVYKRQAFLLDCGRLGNIENSEILSISDIFVSHTHIDHFYGFDRILRGSLRSDKKIRIFGPPGIINNVSGKIQGYTWNLIKNYTFKIEVVELRGDGKIKQAFFNAEDGFIPYFEENVIDRIELEDGFILEYEFFDHDIISVGYRIKEDKHVNIKKDVFDKYGYIPGPWLSTLKAKLRNCTDLNEMIPVETVDGTKEIALKQLEEELVIYKKPQDITYITDIAPTYENFVKAVNFAKNSSILLIEAMFLKCDIIDAIYKKHLTVELAKEIFASSNSIYVKFFHFSPKYEKDKGKFFANLYSGISDKILKTL is encoded by the coding sequence ATGAGGCATAATTTTACAATAAAACAGATTAATTCCCCTTTTGAGGATACAGCATTTTTTGTTAGAAATGTTTACAAAAGACAGGCTTTTTTGCTTGATTGTGGCAGACTTGGTAATATAGAAAATTCTGAAATTCTTAGTATTTCAGATATTTTTGTTTCACATACACATATTGACCACTTTTATGGCTTTGATAGAATTTTAAGAGGTTCTCTAAGATCTGATAAAAAAATCAGAATTTTTGGCCCTCCTGGTATCATAAATAATGTAAGTGGTAAGATACAGGGATACACCTGGAATTTGATAAAAAATTATACATTTAAAATTGAAGTGGTTGAATTACGTGGTGATGGTAAGATAAAACAAGCGTTTTTTAATGCGGAAGATGGTTTTATCCCTTATTTTGAGGAGAATGTTATAGATAGAATTGAGCTTGAGGACGGTTTTATTTTAGAATATGAATTTTTTGATCATGACATAATTTCTGTGGGTTATAGAATTAAAGAAGATAAACATGTGAATATAAAGAAGGATGTATTTGATAAGTATGGCTATATACCAGGGCCTTGGCTCAGCACTTTGAAAGCAAAACTTAGAAACTGCACCGATTTGAATGAAATGATTCCAGTAGAAACCGTAGATGGAACGAAAGAAATTGCACTTAAACAGCTTGAAGAAGAGCTTGTTATATATAAAAAGCCGCAAGATATTACATATATTACCGATATTGCACCAACTTATGAAAATTTTGTAAAAGCTGTGAATTTTGCTAAGAATTCATCTATATTACTTATTGAGGCAATGTTTTTAAAGTGTGATATAATAGATGCAATTTATAAAAAACATTTGACAGTTGAACTTGCCAAAGAAATTTTTGCATCAAGTAATTCTATTTATGTTAAATTTTTTCATTTTTCTCCAAAATACGAAAAGGATAAGGGAAAGTTTTTTGCAAATTTGTATTCAGGTATTTCAGATAAGATTTTAAAAACATTATAA
- a CDS encoding sensor histidine kinase, whose protein sequence is MRINLSLKWKLIIFYFFLGMLPLILISFYSSYIASKSINRITEKQINELIVGISNQIVSTYDKMKGDIFQMADNPMIQLSFLQFKYGQRMNMVRDKLALYRSNNKFYERITLFTGDGEPVLTVPSTYKNLYEHVDKLFLREVFNYDFYLKEDLVGDKFLVMIKRVYDFEDNTLPVGLLVFEVPANKVLAYFINLDLGYKVSKVVENTDGKIIYKTADTNEIVGSKVKIYKGEVPFLNWVIKLGIPENVLFNDVYELRNKSLIFSIIVSFVAFIVALYFVQRFLKPIKEIIYGTEKFSHGDFDYEIKLKSGKELKILAEAINKMAKRLQKRQNELIQANKLASLGLLAAGIAHEVKNPLAGIRATIQLIYKRSNDTNVKNMAENVISEIDRLNKIVVDLLQFSKPDEIHKERCLLDEIIEKSINLVRKKMDEKRITILKSVENCYVIADCDHLLHIIINILLNAISAVEDEKGEIKIIGRVSGSKYILEICDNGIGISEDKIEHIFDPFFSLKEDGTGLGLSIVYTLMQKNGIKYEIKSKKGEGTVLKLIFEDFINEKHSDS, encoded by the coding sequence ATGAGGATAAATTTATCGTTAAAATGGAAATTGATAATCTTTTATTTTTTCTTGGGTATGTTGCCGTTAATTCTTATTTCGTTCTATTCATCTTACATTGCTTCAAAATCTATTAATAGAATAACAGAAAAGCAGATAAACGAGTTGATTGTGGGGATTTCTAACCAGATAGTTTCAACCTATGACAAAATGAAGGGCGATATTTTCCAAATGGCTGATAATCCAATGATTCAGCTTTCTTTTTTACAGTTTAAATATGGTCAGAGAATGAATATGGTGAGGGATAAATTAGCGTTATATAGGAGTAATAATAAATTTTATGAAAGGATTACACTGTTTACCGGTGATGGTGAACCGGTTTTAACGGTTCCTTCAACTTACAAAAATTTATACGAGCATGTAGACAAACTGTTTTTGCGCGAGGTGTTTAATTATGACTTTTATTTAAAAGAAGATCTGGTGGGTGATAAGTTTTTAGTTATGATTAAAAGAGTATATGATTTTGAAGATAATACTTTGCCTGTGGGGCTGTTGGTTTTTGAAGTTCCCGCCAATAAGGTTTTGGCATATTTTATCAATTTGGATTTAGGTTATAAGGTTTCAAAAGTAGTGGAAAATACAGATGGAAAGATTATTTACAAAACAGCAGATACAAATGAAATAGTGGGTTCAAAAGTTAAAATATATAAAGGTGAAGTTCCTTTTCTAAATTGGGTAATAAAATTGGGAATCCCTGAGAATGTCTTATTTAATGATGTTTATGAACTTCGGAATAAAAGTTTGATATTTTCTATTATTGTCAGTTTCGTCGCTTTTATCGTTGCTCTTTACTTTGTGCAAAGGTTTTTAAAGCCTATTAAAGAAATAATTTATGGCACAGAAAAATTTTCACATGGTGATTTTGACTACGAGATAAAATTGAAAAGCGGTAAAGAATTAAAAATTTTGGCTGAAGCGATTAACAAAATGGCTAAAAGGCTTCAGAAAAGACAAAATGAACTGATACAGGCGAATAAGCTAGCTTCATTGGGGCTTTTGGCTGCCGGAATCGCTCATGAGGTGAAAAATCCATTGGCAGGAATAAGGGCAACTATACAATTGATTTATAAAAGATCCAATGACACAAATGTAAAAAATATGGCTGAAAATGTGATCAGCGAGATAGACAGATTAAATAAAATCGTTGTTGATTTACTTCAGTTTTCAAAGCCTGATGAAATTCATAAGGAGCGTTGTTTATTGGATGAAATTATAGAAAAGTCTATCAATCTTGTAAGAAAAAAAATGGATGAAAAGAGGATTACGATTTTAAAAAGTGTTGAAAACTGTTATGTCATAGCGGATTGTGATCATCTTTTACATATTATTATAAATATTTTATTGAATGCTATATCAGCAGTAGAAGATGAAAAAGGGGAAATAAAAATTATAGGGAGAGTTAGTGGCTCTAAGTATATTTTAGAGATTTGTGATAATGGAATAGGAATTTCTGAGGATAAAATTGAGCATATTTTCGATCCTTTTTTCAGTTTAAAAGAGGATGGTACAGGACTCGGATTATCTATAGTTTACACTCTGATGCAGAAAAATGGTATAAAATATGAGATTAAAAGTAAAAAAGGTGAAGGTACTGTATTAAAATTAATTTTTGAGGATTTTATAAATGAAAAGCATAGCGATAGTTGA
- a CDS encoding sigma-54-dependent transcriptional regulator codes for MKSIAIVDDEKLLVNTLKDLFEDEGYIVHTFERGKDFLSRVDDLDIDILLLDLKLPDCFGIDLLKYIKTQNIDIVTIVITAHGDVSSAINAIKLGAYDFVSKPFDLDEMLMLINRAIDEQKLKNEVSVLRERIYGHPDDVRIIGESEPILKLLDEIENVAKTDSSVLIYGESGTGKELVAQYIHKKSKRGKESFIDINCATIAENLLEVELFGYEKGAFTDAKMKKIGLIELCDGGTLFLDEIAEMPISLQPKLLRFLENKKFRRVGGNNDIQVDVRIVAATNRNLSQLVEEGVFRKDLYFRLNVFPIYVPPLRERGNDIILLAEHFLNYYSKKFGKKVYNFTKAVKQSFLDYHWPGNVRELKNLIERLVILTKKEVIDIEDLPGDIFSVKSEKRIKERIKSDNTLDLDTKVLLFEKELILDALIKAKGNKSEAAKLLGISRYALLRKIKKYEELGL; via the coding sequence ATGAAAAGCATAGCGATAGTTGATGATGAAAAATTATTGGTAAATACATTGAAGGACCTTTTTGAAGATGAAGGTTATATTGTTCATACTTTTGAAAGAGGAAAAGATTTTTTAAGTAGAGTTGATGATTTAGATATTGATATCTTATTACTTGATCTGAAATTACCTGATTGTTTTGGCATTGATCTTTTAAAATATATCAAAACACAAAATATAGATATTGTGACTATTGTCATTACTGCGCATGGTGATGTTTCTTCGGCCATAAATGCCATCAAGTTGGGAGCATACGATTTTGTTTCAAAACCTTTTGACCTTGACGAAATGTTGATGTTGATTAACAGGGCTATTGATGAACAGAAATTAAAAAATGAAGTAAGTGTTTTACGTGAAAGGATTTATGGACATCCGGATGATGTAAGGATAATAGGTGAAAGCGAGCCAATTTTAAAATTACTGGATGAAATAGAAAATGTTGCAAAAACTGACTCTAGTGTTTTGATATACGGGGAAAGTGGTACGGGCAAGGAATTAGTGGCCCAATATATTCATAAAAAGAGTAAACGAGGTAAAGAATCATTTATCGATATTAACTGTGCCACTATCGCAGAAAATTTACTCGAAGTGGAACTCTTTGGTTATGAAAAAGGTGCTTTTACTGATGCTAAAATGAAAAAAATAGGTCTTATAGAGCTGTGCGATGGTGGAACACTTTTTCTAGATGAGATTGCCGAAATGCCTATCTCTTTACAACCCAAACTTTTAAGATTTTTAGAAAATAAGAAGTTTAGAAGGGTTGGGGGTAATAATGATATCCAGGTTGATGTTAGGATTGTTGCCGCCACTAATAGAAATTTAAGTCAATTGGTAGAAGAAGGAGTTTTTAGGAAAGATTTATATTTTAGATTAAATGTTTTTCCCATTTATGTTCCACCATTGCGTGAAAGGGGTAATGATATAATTTTACTTGCGGAGCATTTTTTGAATTATTATTCAAAAAAGTTCGGAAAAAAAGTTTATAATTTCACTAAGGCTGTGAAACAATCTTTTCTTGATTACCATTGGCCCGGTAATGTGAGAGAATTGAAGAACTTAATAGAAAGACTTGTTATATTAACGAAAAAAGAGGTTATTGATATCGAAGATTTGCCCGGCGATATTTTTTCAGTAAAATCGGAAAAAAGAATTAAAGAAAGAATAAAATCTGATAATACCCTGGATCTTGATACCAAAGTGTTATTGTTTGAAAAGGAACTTATTCTTGATGCGTTGATAAAAGCTAAAGGAAATAAGAGTGAAGCTGCAAAGTTGTTAGGTATCAGTAGATATGCTTTATTAAGGAAAATAAAGAAATATGAAGAACTTGGTTTATAA
- a CDS encoding ABC transporter substrate-binding protein translates to MKNLVYKTILLFFILNGLLLAEKVALINWNRDGLFENGFRNEILDNFKNIRFYSFSCNKDEFLLREYIKFVKKLDVDLIYAVGFPVVKTISENFFYTPVVFVMHHDPVEAGIVASYKSSENNLTGVVAKIPILQQLKTVKKIVDFRKVGIIENKGDFEYRLSLKELTRLEKFFNFKTVVLRDNENTENIFQSERLDILYIFKSQKINKSLIDLANSFGILTLAADSDVVKNKGALISLVVDEYRVGRLAGKKAVEILNGKRTSKIPITTIEHFMLVINMKTAKKINVDIPLSLLIMTDKIIK, encoded by the coding sequence ATGAAGAACTTGGTTTATAAAACTATTTTATTGTTTTTTATATTAAATGGTCTTCTTTTAGCAGAAAAAGTTGCTCTCATTAATTGGAATCGAGACGGTTTGTTTGAGAATGGTTTTAGGAATGAAATATTGGATAACTTTAAAAACATCCGATTTTATTCTTTTAGTTGCAATAAAGATGAGTTTTTGTTGAGAGAGTATATTAAATTTGTCAAAAAACTAGATGTGGATTTGATTTATGCGGTGGGTTTTCCTGTAGTGAAAACAATTTCTGAAAATTTTTTTTATACGCCAGTTGTTTTTGTAATGCATCATGATCCTGTAGAAGCAGGCATTGTTGCATCCTATAAAAGTAGTGAAAACAATTTAACTGGTGTGGTAGCAAAAATTCCCATTTTGCAACAATTAAAAACGGTGAAAAAAATTGTTGATTTCAGAAAAGTTGGGATTATTGAAAACAAAGGTGATTTTGAATATAGGCTATCACTAAAAGAATTAACTAGATTAGAAAAGTTTTTTAATTTTAAAACAGTTGTATTAAGAGATAATGAAAATACGGAGAATATATTTCAATCAGAAAGATTAGATATACTTTATATTTTTAAATCTCAAAAGATAAACAAGTCCTTGATTGATCTTGCTAATAGTTTTGGAATATTAACGCTTGCTGCAGATTCAGATGTTGTTAAAAATAAAGGAGCTTTGATTTCATTGGTAGTTGATGAATACAGGGTTGGGCGTTTGGCCGGTAAAAAAGCTGTTGAGATACTTAATGGTAAAAGAACGTCAAAAATACCAATTACTACAATTGAACATTTTATGTTGGTAATTAATATGAAAACTGCTAAAAAGATCAATGTTGATATACCTTTATCGTTGTTGATTATGACTGATAAAATAATTAAGTAA
- a CDS encoding TAXI family TRAP transporter solute-binding subunit, which produces MYKKFLSMFLAVMFFVTLGISESKASDKNLIIATATTGGTYYPVGVAIGTLISIKLAKKYKITATAINSAGSGENIQMLKNKEADLAILQALFGAMAYNGKGLYEGKPVKDFRSVTMLWLNVEHFTLLKKYAKTGNIMDLKGLGKKFSIGKRGSGTEGSGRTILGALGIEIGKDIIPEFLGYNPSAQAMMDGRIVGMNTPAGPPVSAVTQLFAQLGAKKVVILEFTDEQLEKIRKVYPIWNRYIIKKGTYPGLKKDVRTIAQPNFLAVRPDLPEETVYLITKTIYENLPFLNNIHKATKAMSLDKAIDGLPVPLHPGAAKYYKEKGIKIPAALLSK; this is translated from the coding sequence ATGTATAAAAAGTTTTTGAGTATGTTTTTAGCTGTGATGTTTTTCGTAACTTTAGGTATTTCAGAATCAAAGGCAAGTGACAAAAATCTAATTATTGCAACTGCAACAACCGGTGGAACTTACTATCCTGTTGGTGTTGCTATAGGTACTCTTATTAGTATTAAATTAGCTAAAAAGTACAAAATTACTGCTACTGCAATCAATTCGGCTGGTTCTGGAGAAAATATCCAGATGCTTAAAAACAAAGAAGCAGACCTTGCGATTCTTCAGGCGCTCTTTGGTGCTATGGCTTATAACGGTAAAGGGCTTTATGAAGGAAAACCAGTTAAAGATTTCAGATCAGTAACAATGTTGTGGTTAAATGTTGAGCATTTTACATTACTTAAAAAATATGCGAAAACTGGAAATATTATGGATTTGAAAGGGTTGGGCAAAAAGTTTTCAATCGGCAAAAGAGGAAGTGGAACTGAAGGATCTGGTCGTACAATTCTTGGTGCTCTTGGTATAGAAATAGGTAAAGATATTATACCTGAGTTTCTTGGTTACAACCCATCAGCTCAAGCTATGATGGATGGAAGAATTGTTGGTATGAATACACCTGCAGGGCCTCCTGTATCAGCTGTAACACAGCTTTTTGCTCAATTAGGTGCTAAGAAAGTTGTTATTTTAGAATTTACTGATGAGCAACTTGAAAAAATTAGAAAAGTCTATCCTATCTGGAATAGATATATTATTAAAAAAGGCACCTACCCAGGTTTGAAAAAGGATGTAAGAACAATAGCTCAGCCAAACTTTCTTGCTGTAAGACCAGATCTTCCTGAAGAGACTGTATATCTTATTACTAAAACAATTTATGAAAATTTACCATTTTTAAACAACATTCACAAAGCTACTAAAGCTATGAGTCTTGATAAAGCTATTGATGGTTTACCAGTTCCTTTACATCCAGGTGCTGCTAAATATTACAAGGAAAAAGGTATTAAGATTCCTGCAGCATTACTTTCCAAATAA